The genomic region ACAGTTATGGTGCTGCCATGGAGCGCTTGCACGGGAAGACGGCTTTCATAACCGGCGGCGGCAGCGGCATCGGCCGGGCGACCGCGTGCCGGCTCGCCAGCGACGGTGCACGGGTAGCCGTTGCCGACATCAACATCGAAGCGGCGCAGGGCACCGAACAGATGATCCGCGCGGCCGGCGGCGAGGCGCTCGCACTGCCGGTGGACATCTCCGACTTCACGGCCGTGCAATCCGCCGTGCGCCAGACGCAAGAACGCTACGGCGGCACCGATATCTTAGTCAACAACGCCGGCTGGGATCGGATCGAGCCATTCATCAAGAATACGCCCGACCTGTGGGACAAGCTGATCGCCATCAATCTGAAGGGTCCCATTCATTGCTGCCGTGCGGTGCTCGACGGCATGATTGCCGCCGGTGGCGGGAAAATCGTCTGCATCAGCTCTGATTCTGCGCGTGTCGGCAGCACCGGCGAAGCCGTGTATGCCGCATGCAAAGGCGGGATCATCTCCTTCGCCAAGACGCTCGCCCGTGAGCTGGCGCGGTACAACATCAACGTCAACGTCATCTGCCCAGGCATCACCGACACGGCGCTGATCAAAGAAGTGACGCAGCCCGAATACGGGAAGAAGGTCATCGACGCCGTCACACGGACGATTCCCTTCCGGCGCATGGGCCGCCCGGAAGAGGTGGCGGCGGCGGTAGCCTTCTTCGCCTCTCCGGACGCGGATTTCATCACTGGACAGGTACTGAGCGTCAGCGGCGGCCTGACGATGGCGGGGTAAGACCGGAGAGCGCCAGCGACCTTTCTCCCTCTCCCCCTGAAGCCCCCCGGAGCGCATGCCAACAATTCTGATCACCAACGACGACGGTATCGACTCGCCCATGCTGGTGCCCCTGGTGCAGCGCGTGCAGCGCCTGGGGACGGTGCGGGTGGTGGTACCGGATGCGGAACGCAGTTGGACCGGCAAAGCGATCACGCGCTTCGATGTGGTTCACGTCCTCCCAACCGTCCGTGACGGAATACCCATGCATGCCGTCAAAGGCACGCCTGCCGATTGCGTCAGTCTCGGCGTGCACACGCTCTTTGATACCCCGCCGGATTTCGTCATCTCGGGGATCAACCTCGGCCTGAACTACGGGCTCGCCTTTGTGCTCTCCAGCGGCACCGTCGGCGGCGCCATGGAGGCGTGGATCGCGGGTATTCCGTCGATAGCGTTCTCCATGGCGATTCCCCACGATGCCTACGGGCTCACCGGCGCCCGGCGCATCGAAGCGCTCGGCGCGCGTCCGCCAGCCGCGGCAGACATCGCCGGCGAGATCAGCGAGACTATCCTGACCCGCGGCTTTCCCAGCGACGTCGATTGCTTTTCGGTCAACATGCCGGCGGATGTGGATGCCGCA from Candidatus Binatia bacterium harbors:
- a CDS encoding glucose 1-dehydrogenase: MERLHGKTAFITGGGSGIGRATACRLASDGARVAVADINIEAAQGTEQMIRAAGGEALALPVDISDFTAVQSAVRQTQERYGGTDILVNNAGWDRIEPFIKNTPDLWDKLIAINLKGPIHCCRAVLDGMIAAGGGKIVCISSDSARVGSTGEAVYAACKGGIISFAKTLARELARYNINVNVICPGITDTALIKEVTQPEYGKKVIDAVTRTIPFRRMGRPEEVAAAVAFFASPDADFITGQVLSVSGGLTMAG
- the surE gene encoding 5'/3'-nucleotidase SurE; this translates as MPTILITNDDGIDSPMLVPLVQRVQRLGTVRVVVPDAERSWTGKAITRFDVVHVLPTVRDGIPMHAVKGTPADCVSLGVHTLFDTPPDFVISGINLGLNYGLAFVLSSGTVGGAMEAWIAGIPSIAFSMAIPHDAYGLTGARRIEALGARPPAAADIAGEISETILTRGFPSDVDCFSVNMPADVDAATPRVISRLTRSRYGPLFVPGPEGGYLHRFQSLAAIEDHEDGDMQVVERGAIAITPLRLDFSSSLSDGSLRAALSSSPSPSGRGLP